A window from Hymenobacter volaticus encodes these proteins:
- a CDS encoding alpha/beta hydrolase family protein, translating to MEPELIQYPTFDEVNGKPRMIPAFVYRPRNANGKTPVLLSIHGGPEGQSLPNFSPLINLLVNELGVAVVVPNVRGSSGYGKTYLKLDNGPKREESVRDIGALLDWIAKQPDLDATRVGVYGGSYGGYMSLATMTNYNARMRCGVDLFGISNFTTFLKNTSSYRADLRRVEYGDERDPAMQAVFEQISPINKIKNITKPMLVYQGKNDPRVPLTESEQMVDGLKKQGNKVWYIMAQDEGHSLAKKANRDYTYGAMMLFLRDNLVNLVK from the coding sequence GTGGAGCCTGAACTGATTCAATATCCGACGTTCGATGAAGTGAACGGCAAGCCCCGCATGATTCCGGCTTTCGTGTACCGTCCTCGCAATGCCAATGGCAAGACGCCGGTGCTGCTTAGCATCCATGGCGGACCCGAAGGGCAGTCGTTGCCCAATTTCAGCCCGCTCATCAACCTTCTGGTAAACGAACTAGGCGTTGCGGTGGTGGTACCCAACGTGCGCGGCTCCAGCGGCTACGGCAAAACCTACCTCAAGCTCGACAACGGCCCTAAGCGCGAAGAATCGGTGCGCGACATCGGCGCGCTGCTCGACTGGATTGCCAAGCAGCCCGACCTAGACGCTACCCGGGTAGGCGTATACGGCGGTTCCTACGGCGGCTACATGAGCCTGGCCACCATGACCAACTACAACGCCCGCATGCGCTGCGGCGTCGATTTGTTCGGTATCAGCAACTTCACCACGTTCCTCAAAAACACCAGTTCCTACCGCGCCGATTTGCGCCGGGTGGAGTACGGCGACGAGCGGGATCCGGCCATGCAAGCGGTATTCGAGCAGATTTCGCCCATCAACAAGATCAAGAACATCACCAAGCCCATGTTGGTGTACCAAGGCAAAAACGACCCACGCGTACCCCTCACCGAGTCCGAGCAAATGGTAGACGGGCTGAAGAAACAAGGCAACAAAGTTTGGTACATCATGGCCCAAGACGAAGGCCACAGCCTCGCCAAAAAAGCCAACCGTGACTACACCTACGGTGCCATGATGCTGTTCCTGCGCGATAACCTGGTGAATCTGGTGAAGTAA